In Haliaeetus albicilla chromosome 12, bHalAlb1.1, whole genome shotgun sequence, a genomic segment contains:
- the TSPAN3 gene encoding tetraspanin-3 has product MGQCGITSSKTVLVFLNLIFWAAAGILCYVGAYVFITYDDYDHFFEDVYTLIPAVIIIAVGTLLFIIGLIGCCATIRESRCGLATFVIILLLVFITEVVVVVLGYIYRAKVEDEVDRSIQKVYNGYNGTNPDAASRAIDYVQRQLRCCGIHNYSDWETTVWFKQTKNNSVPLSCCKAALSNCTGSLTRPMDLYSEGCEALVVKKLQEIMMYVIWAALAFAAIQLLGMLCACIVLCRRSRDPAYELLITGGTYA; this is encoded by the exons GCAGCAGCAGGCATACTGTGCTACGTGGGAGCCTATGTGTTCATCACATATGATGACTATGATCACTTCTTTGAAGATGTCTACACACTAATTCCAGCAGTTATTATCATAGCTGTGGGAacacttctttttattattgGACTTATTGGGTGCTGTGCCACAATTCGAGAAAGTCGCTGTGGACTTGCTACA TTTGTGATCATCCTGCTCTTGGTTTTTATCACTGAAGTTGTGGTGGTAGTTCTTGGCTACATCTACAGAGCAAAG GTGGAGGATGAAGTTGATCGCAGCATTCAGAAAGTATATAATGGGTACAATGGGACAAATCCTGATGCAGCCAGTCGTGCTATTGACTATGTACAGAGGCAG CTGCGCTGCTGTGGGATCCATAACTATTCAGACTGGGAGACTACTGTCTGGTtcaaacaaactaaaaataacaGTGTGCCACTTAGCTGTTGCAAAGCAGCCCTCAGCAATTGTACTGGCAGTTTGACCCGCCCAATGGACCTTTATTCTGAG GGGTGTGAGGCTCTGGTTGTAAAGAAGCTTCAAGAGATCATGATGTATGTCATCTGGGCAGCACTAGCATTTGCTGCTATTCAG CTTCTGGGCATGTTGTGTGCCTGTATAGTACTATGTAGGAGGAGTCGGGATCCTGCCTACGAACTTCTCATCACTGGCGGAACCTATGCCTAG